From the Hyphomicrobium sp. ghe19 genome, one window contains:
- a CDS encoding efflux RND transporter periplasmic adaptor subunit encodes MPLAALLFIAGAAFLAFTGITSREQSVAQLKNKSATRAIPTVAVSTPAVQQSIGLLDLPGRLDAYYQAALFARVSGYVASRNADIGTRVKTGDVLATIDAPDLDQQLSQSEYDLNNAKANAALAAVTNQRFQALLPNSYVTHQQADEKLSDLESKNALVKSAQANVDRLKALTQYKSIIAPFDGIVTVRNTDVGNLINVGSSTGSEMFVVADVHKLRLYVNVPQVYVPMIPNGTVGVLTVPERPGKKYEAKVEASSGAVDVASGTTRMQLVVDNAAGELMPGAYASVHLTVGDKHDVLVIPASAVLFDKAGLRVATVGTDDKVLLKPITIGRDMGATIEVASGLAPEDRVIESAPDGIVDGDRVNVKERPNSSTAPSSSNGPNPPNKG; translated from the coding sequence ATGCCGTTGGCTGCTCTCCTTTTCATCGCAGGCGCAGCCTTTCTCGCCTTTACCGGCATCACGAGCCGCGAACAGAGCGTTGCTCAGTTGAAGAACAAATCTGCGACGCGCGCCATTCCGACCGTCGCCGTTTCGACGCCGGCCGTTCAGCAGAGCATAGGCTTGCTCGACTTGCCGGGCCGCCTGGACGCCTACTATCAGGCAGCACTTTTTGCGCGTGTTAGCGGCTACGTGGCGAGCCGCAACGCCGACATCGGCACACGGGTAAAAACGGGAGATGTGCTCGCGACGATCGATGCACCCGATCTCGATCAGCAATTGTCTCAGTCAGAGTACGATCTGAACAACGCGAAGGCCAACGCAGCGCTCGCCGCGGTCACCAACCAACGCTTTCAGGCGCTTCTGCCAAACAGCTACGTTACCCACCAGCAGGCCGATGAAAAGCTGTCCGACCTCGAGTCGAAGAACGCATTGGTGAAGTCGGCGCAGGCCAACGTGGATCGGCTGAAGGCACTCACTCAATACAAAAGCATCATCGCGCCGTTCGACGGCATCGTGACCGTGCGCAATACCGACGTTGGAAATTTGATCAACGTCGGCAGCTCCACCGGCTCGGAAATGTTCGTGGTCGCCGACGTCCATAAACTGCGGCTTTATGTGAACGTGCCCCAGGTGTACGTGCCGATGATTCCGAACGGCACGGTCGGCGTGCTGACTGTCCCCGAGCGGCCCGGCAAGAAGTACGAAGCGAAGGTCGAAGCCTCTTCCGGCGCCGTCGATGTCGCGTCCGGCACGACGCGCATGCAGCTCGTCGTCGACAACGCCGCTGGTGAGCTGATGCCGGGCGCCTACGCCAGCGTTCATTTGACGGTCGGCGACAAGCACGACGTTTTGGTCATCCCCGCGAGCGCCGTCCTATTCGATAAGGCGGGTTTACGTGTCGCGACGGTTGGCACCGACGATAAGGTGCTCCTCAAGCCGATCACGATTGGCCGCGATATGGGGGCGACGATCGAGGTCGCGTCGGGCCTCGCTCCGGAAGATCGGGTGATCGAAAGCGCTCCTGATGGCATCGTCGATGGCGACCGCGTCAACGTCAAGGAACGGCCGAATTCCTCGACGGCACCGTCATCCTCGAACGGGCCCAATCCACCCAACAAGGGGTGA
- a CDS encoding efflux RND transporter permease subunit — protein sequence MAALVRIALRSPYTFVVLALLILLTGTLAAVRTPIDIFPEIRIPVIATVWQYTGLPPDEMAGRVVSPFERVLTTTVNDIEHIEANSYNGIGVVKIFFQPGADIRTANAQVTAVSQTLLKQLPPGSTPPLILNYSASTVPIVQLALGGDGLTEQNLSDLALNNIRTRLVTVPGAAVPYPFGGKTRQIQIDLDDTALHAKGLSAQDVSNAFGAQNLINPVGTQKIGSTEYTMQLNNAPSDINALGDLPIKAVNGAMVYIRDVAHVRDGNPPQQNIVHVNGNRSVLLSVLKNGAVSTLAIIQGVKDKIQEIKPGLPDALTISLLGDQSIFVRAAVQNVIHEGVLAAALTSIMILLFLGSVRSTIIIATSIPLAVLASVAMLSALGETLNVMTLGGLALAVGILVDEATVTIENINYHLEQGKDVETAILDGADQIATPAFVSMLCICIVFVPMFFLEGVARFLFVPMAEAVVFAMVASFILSRTLVPTMAKYLLKTHDPDGHGRPTRNPFLLFQRAFEHRFERMRIGYHGLLESALSHRTIVLIFSFGFIGASFFLVPYLGRNFFPRVDSGQILMHVRLDIGTRVEESARKFAQIQDAIREIIAPEDLGAMVDNIGMPVSGINTSYNNTGMIGPQDGDIQVALNPGHRPTPEYVKELRDELPKRFPGATFSFLPADIVSQILNFGAPTPIDLQIRGPKLGPNFDYAEKILRQIKLIPGVADARIQQSRENPGFKVNVDRSRAQYVGVTERDVTASLSTSLAGTSQVNPVYWLNKTNGVTYPIVIQTPQYKIDSLRSLENMPITADGAPAPQILGAVASVDRMTSNAVVSQYDIQSMVQILTTTEGRDLGAVAADIQNIVDATKADLPKGATAVLLGQVRTMNSAYTGMLFGLLGAIVLIYLLIVVNFQSWGDPLVIIMALPAALVGIVWMLFVTGTTLSVPALTGAIMCMGVATANAVLVVTFARERLAEHGDPIQAALESGFVRIRPVLMTALAMVIGMAPMALGLGEGGEQNAPLGRAVIGGLLFATAATLFIVPIIFSLMHRRKSASSSSPQGATPGEFHAA from the coding sequence ATGGCTGCATTGGTGCGTATAGCGCTGCGGTCGCCGTACACATTCGTCGTGTTGGCGCTCCTCATTCTACTCACGGGTACGTTGGCAGCTGTCCGCACGCCGATCGACATCTTCCCCGAAATTCGCATCCCGGTCATCGCAACGGTCTGGCAGTATACGGGGCTGCCCCCCGATGAGATGGCGGGCCGAGTGGTTTCGCCATTCGAGCGCGTCCTAACGACGACCGTCAACGATATCGAACATATCGAGGCGAACTCGTATAACGGCATCGGTGTCGTCAAGATCTTCTTCCAGCCGGGCGCCGATATCCGCACTGCCAACGCGCAGGTGACAGCGGTATCGCAGACCCTCCTGAAGCAGTTGCCGCCCGGTTCGACGCCGCCGCTCATTCTCAACTATAGCGCCTCGACCGTACCGATAGTGCAGCTCGCACTCGGCGGCGACGGCTTGACCGAACAGAACCTGTCCGACCTCGCGCTGAACAACATCCGCACACGGCTCGTGACGGTGCCCGGAGCCGCCGTCCCCTATCCCTTCGGCGGCAAGACACGCCAGATCCAGATTGATCTCGACGACACGGCGCTCCATGCGAAGGGCCTTTCCGCGCAGGATGTTTCGAATGCCTTCGGCGCCCAGAATCTCATAAATCCGGTCGGCACCCAGAAAATCGGCAGCACCGAATATACGATGCAGCTGAACAACGCGCCGTCCGACATCAACGCCTTGGGTGACTTGCCGATCAAGGCCGTCAATGGCGCAATGGTCTATATCCGCGATGTTGCCCACGTCCGCGACGGCAACCCTCCGCAACAGAACATCGTGCACGTCAACGGCAACCGCTCCGTCCTGCTGTCGGTGCTGAAGAACGGCGCGGTGTCGACGCTCGCCATCATCCAAGGCGTCAAGGACAAAATTCAGGAGATCAAGCCGGGGCTTCCCGATGCGCTGACGATATCGCTACTCGGAGACCAATCGATCTTCGTCCGCGCGGCCGTGCAAAATGTCATTCACGAAGGCGTTCTGGCCGCCGCTTTGACGAGCATTATGATCCTTCTTTTCTTGGGGAGTGTCCGTTCGACTATCATCATCGCAACCTCGATTCCGCTGGCCGTGTTGGCATCGGTGGCGATGCTTTCGGCGCTCGGAGAAACGTTGAACGTCATGACGCTCGGCGGCTTGGCGTTGGCCGTCGGCATTCTCGTCGACGAAGCAACAGTGACGATCGAAAACATCAACTACCATTTGGAGCAAGGAAAGGACGTCGAGACCGCCATCCTCGACGGCGCCGATCAGATCGCGACGCCCGCATTCGTTTCGATGCTCTGCATATGTATCGTTTTCGTCCCGATGTTCTTCCTCGAAGGCGTTGCGCGGTTTCTGTTCGTCCCCATGGCGGAAGCCGTCGTGTTCGCCATGGTCGCGTCCTTCATATTGTCGCGCACCCTGGTGCCGACGATGGCAAAGTACCTGCTGAAGACGCACGATCCTGACGGACACGGGAGGCCCACCCGCAATCCGTTCCTTCTCTTTCAGCGCGCATTCGAACATCGCTTCGAGAGAATGCGTATCGGCTATCACGGCCTTCTCGAAAGCGCGCTTTCACATCGAACGATCGTTCTGATTTTCTCGTTCGGATTTATTGGCGCATCGTTCTTCCTGGTACCCTATCTCGGCCGCAACTTCTTTCCTCGGGTCGATTCCGGTCAGATTTTGATGCATGTGCGGCTCGATATCGGCACGCGTGTCGAGGAGAGCGCGCGAAAGTTTGCGCAAATCCAAGATGCCATCCGTGAAATCATCGCGCCGGAAGACCTCGGCGCCATGGTCGACAACATCGGCATGCCGGTCAGCGGCATCAACACGTCATATAACAACACTGGCATGATCGGGCCGCAGGACGGTGATATCCAGGTGGCGCTCAATCCGGGCCATCGCCCGACGCCCGAATATGTCAAAGAGCTGCGCGATGAACTGCCGAAGCGCTTCCCCGGAGCGACCTTTTCGTTCCTGCCCGCCGATATCGTCAGCCAGATTTTGAACTTCGGCGCGCCGACGCCCATCGATCTCCAGATCAGAGGACCGAAGCTCGGCCCGAACTTCGACTATGCCGAAAAGATTTTGCGGCAAATCAAACTCATCCCGGGGGTCGCCGACGCCCGCATTCAGCAATCGCGAGAGAACCCAGGCTTCAAGGTGAATGTAGACCGCTCGCGCGCGCAATACGTCGGCGTGACCGAGCGCGACGTGACTGCAAGCTTGAGCACGAGCCTCGCCGGCACGAGTCAGGTCAACCCAGTTTACTGGCTCAACAAGACGAACGGCGTCACCTACCCGATCGTCATCCAGACACCGCAGTACAAGATCGACTCGCTGAGGTCTCTCGAGAACATGCCGATCACCGCCGACGGCGCACCGGCGCCTCAAATTCTCGGAGCCGTTGCCAGTGTCGATCGCATGACGAGCAACGCCGTCGTCTCGCAATACGATATCCAGTCGATGGTGCAGATCCTCACGACGACCGAAGGCCGTGATCTCGGCGCTGTTGCGGCCGACATCCAGAACATCGTCGACGCCACCAAAGCCGATCTCCCGAAAGGCGCGACAGCGGTGCTCCTCGGCCAAGTTCGCACAATGAACAGTGCCTATACTGGAATGTTGTTCGGACTCCTCGGCGCCATCGTGCTCATATACCTATTGATCGTCGTAAATTTTCAATCCTGGGGCGATCCGCTTGTGATCATCATGGCGCTTCCCGCGGCTCTTGTCGGCATAGTCTGGATGCTATTCGTCACGGGAACCACGCTATCGGTGCCCGCATTGACCGGAGCCATCATGTGCATGGGCGTCGCGACCGCGAACGCCGTTTTGGTCGTCACCTTCGCACGGGAGCGGCTGGCAGAGCACGGCGATCCCATCCAGGCCGCGCTTGAATCCGGCTTTGTCCGCATCCGTCCCGTCCTGATGACGGCGCTTGCCATGGTTATCGGCATGGCGCCGATGGCATTGGGCCTTGGGGAAGGCGGCGAACAGAATGCCCCACTTGGCCGCGCGGTGATCGGCGGCCTCTTGTTCGCGACGGCTGCGACGTTATTCATTGTGCCAATTATTTTCAGCCTGATGCACCGGCGGAAGTCCGCAAGCTCGTCGTCGCCGCAAGGTGCAACCCCTGGAGAGTTTCATGCAGCATGA
- a CDS encoding LysR family transcriptional regulator has protein sequence MDLKQLEHFVAAAEEQHFTRAARKMNIVQSGLSASIRSLEQEMGAPLFVRTTRRVELTVAGQVLYERALQIIAGVRDARRAVAAISGLERGSLSIGTCASLNAFFDLPLLLGEFHALHPDVEIRLCHSTAAKLMDKVKDGSIDLAFLPLYEKSREIVSMPIASDRLIVAHPLGHPLEGRESVSLHSLAGETFVDFQLDQGTRRIVDRAFAAINVSRKTALEVGDVQVLLDLVARGFGIALVPYTFVMARAALSTTPKIGITALRKPGIRWELVAAFSGRAGAAQSRNPAVAAFTGVLESVRSEKILF, from the coding sequence ATGGATCTCAAGCAACTTGAACATTTCGTCGCTGCCGCTGAAGAGCAGCACTTCACGCGGGCTGCGCGCAAGATGAATATCGTCCAATCCGGGCTTTCGGCCTCTATTCGGTCGCTCGAGCAGGAAATGGGCGCACCGCTGTTCGTCCGCACGACGCGGCGGGTGGAGCTGACGGTCGCCGGCCAAGTGCTCTACGAGAGGGCTTTGCAGATCATAGCCGGCGTAAGAGACGCGCGTCGCGCGGTCGCGGCTATCAGCGGTTTGGAGCGGGGCTCACTGAGCATCGGGACGTGCGCCAGCCTTAATGCTTTTTTCGATCTCCCGCTCTTGCTCGGAGAGTTCCACGCGCTGCACCCGGATGTCGAAATTCGCCTCTGCCACAGCACGGCGGCGAAGCTTATGGACAAGGTAAAGGATGGCAGCATCGATTTGGCGTTCTTGCCGCTCTATGAAAAGAGCCGGGAAATCGTGTCGATGCCGATCGCGTCGGACCGCCTGATCGTTGCCCACCCTTTGGGTCATCCGCTGGAGGGGCGGGAAAGCGTCTCGCTTCACAGCCTCGCAGGCGAGACGTTTGTCGACTTTCAGCTCGATCAGGGAACGCGACGGATCGTCGACCGCGCATTCGCCGCCATCAACGTCTCGCGCAAGACGGCGCTCGAGGTTGGCGATGTGCAGGTCCTGCTCGATCTCGTCGCGCGAGGCTTCGGCATCGCTCTCGTTCCGTATACATTCGTCATGGCGCGGGCCGCGCTCTCGACGACGCCGAAGATCGGTATTACGGCGCTCAGAAAGCCCGGGATCCGATGGGAACTCGTCGCTGCATTCAGCGGCCGCGCGGGGGCGGCGCAATCGCGCAATCCAGCCGTCGCGGCTTTCACCGGAGTCTTGGAAAGTGTTCGCTCGGAGAAGATACTCTTCTGA
- a CDS encoding ABC transporter substrate-binding protein, producing the protein MDKAEAAARPPLVMQIFVTSRNDDCYDGGQLKAIKRLTTLAQHRINQDGGIAGRKVVVNFLDDQRLPQSTIENLATAIADPQTIAMIGISNATRAKAALDAKGKDLKASGIPFMSDISVTDLIKDYPNVFTTRASEDEERMPVIAEFVKLAHFERPAFIGIQSLLGSTNFSDSLKEFLSGGLVADHRLQLTNDKLDPSEVAAAVADLKSKNVGIVFLAVGGDRMKDVVKQFQDAGFTPPLFVTGRVDSVTNQGAEAYANDVYQLAWNELPDGYSERLRELISSTPYPSQWIFEGAKNSSAPGWKDATCKPRDEDIPLNVLDIPNMRALSVGAQYADIVSLIAEAARSAETTAEIPDVRNLIVNQLKTGYASGRGIFKGRFDNWSFQPASRAAARTPLIVMLPRGRSRAQLAPIQFLHLRDQSLQRIDTLYADIDLIHAERIDDSEKTFFADFYLSMNDRSGASIEQIEFANAYLEPGSNERQITVRAIHDGGQSAAYPDHMKIYQVTGKFVYAPDLRNYPFDTQRFSIDLRPKPGTTPFIVQPPPQQVRDHVVKVDGWDARDQYVGYDVDFVRTVDAQTLEPSVFPFYKASFAWLMKRETTDYFLRVVVPLAFILIIAYLSIFISTHHFEAIVTIQVTALLSAVALYLALPKIDANIETLSDRMFLFTYFMLSVIIAITIARENKRVEPIRWLKTGLIFLHIVAVPTMVAAMAYYVYLASSV; encoded by the coding sequence ATGGATAAAGCGGAAGCCGCAGCGCGCCCTCCACTCGTCATGCAGATCTTCGTCACATCGCGAAATGACGACTGCTACGACGGCGGACAATTGAAGGCGATCAAACGCCTTACGACGCTCGCCCAACACCGCATCAATCAGGACGGCGGCATAGCCGGCCGCAAGGTCGTTGTGAACTTTCTCGACGATCAGCGCCTGCCGCAGAGCACGATTGAGAATTTAGCGACTGCCATCGCTGACCCTCAGACGATTGCGATGATCGGCATATCGAACGCGACCCGCGCCAAGGCCGCACTTGACGCAAAGGGCAAAGACCTGAAGGCGAGCGGCATTCCGTTCATGTCCGACATATCGGTAACAGACCTCATCAAGGATTACCCCAACGTCTTCACGACACGCGCATCCGAGGACGAGGAGCGCATGCCGGTGATTGCCGAGTTTGTGAAACTGGCGCATTTCGAGCGGCCTGCTTTCATCGGAATCCAGTCCTTACTTGGAAGCACCAATTTCAGTGACAGCCTTAAAGAGTTTTTGAGCGGAGGACTCGTCGCCGATCATCGGCTGCAGCTTACAAACGACAAGCTCGATCCGAGTGAAGTCGCAGCCGCGGTCGCGGATCTCAAATCGAAGAATGTCGGGATCGTCTTCCTCGCAGTCGGCGGCGACCGCATGAAAGACGTTGTGAAGCAGTTTCAGGACGCTGGTTTTACGCCGCCGCTATTCGTCACCGGCCGCGTCGATTCGGTCACGAACCAAGGCGCGGAAGCTTACGCGAACGATGTCTATCAGCTTGCCTGGAACGAGCTTCCCGACGGCTACAGCGAGAGACTGCGCGAGCTTATTTCGAGCACACCATATCCGAGCCAATGGATTTTCGAAGGCGCAAAAAATTCGAGCGCGCCAGGCTGGAAGGACGCAACGTGTAAGCCGAGAGACGAGGACATTCCCCTCAACGTTCTCGATATTCCCAACATGCGTGCGTTGTCGGTCGGTGCACAATACGCCGATATCGTCAGTCTGATCGCTGAAGCGGCGCGATCGGCGGAAACCACCGCTGAGATACCCGATGTTCGCAATTTGATCGTCAACCAGCTGAAGACCGGCTACGCCTCTGGCCGCGGGATATTCAAAGGACGCTTTGACAATTGGTCGTTCCAGCCGGCATCGCGCGCCGCAGCCCGGACACCGCTGATCGTCATGCTCCCGCGCGGCCGCAGCCGCGCGCAGCTCGCACCGATACAGTTCCTTCACCTGCGCGATCAGAGCCTGCAACGGATCGATACGCTTTACGCCGACATAGATCTCATCCATGCCGAACGTATCGACGACTCCGAAAAGACCTTCTTCGCAGACTTCTATTTATCGATGAACGACCGGAGCGGCGCCTCGATCGAGCAGATCGAGTTCGCCAACGCCTATCTCGAGCCCGGCTCCAACGAACGTCAGATCACCGTCCGTGCCATTCACGACGGCGGCCAGAGCGCCGCCTATCCCGACCACATGAAAATCTATCAGGTGACGGGTAAATTCGTATACGCGCCGGATCTCAGAAATTATCCCTTCGATACGCAGCGCTTTTCGATCGACCTGCGGCCGAAGCCCGGCACCACGCCGTTCATCGTTCAGCCGCCGCCGCAGCAGGTTCGAGACCATGTGGTGAAGGTGGATGGCTGGGACGCCAGGGACCAGTATGTTGGATACGACGTGGACTTCGTTCGCACAGTCGACGCGCAAACACTCGAGCCGAGCGTATTTCCATTCTATAAAGCCAGCTTCGCTTGGCTCATGAAACGCGAAACGACGGACTATTTTCTCAGGGTGGTCGTGCCGTTGGCCTTCATCCTGATCATCGCTTATTTGTCGATCTTCATCTCGACGCATCACTTCGAGGCGATCGTGACGATACAGGTCACAGCATTGTTGTCGGCTGTCGCGTTGTATCTCGCGCTACCGAAGATCGACGCCAATATCGAAACGCTCTCGGATCGAATGTTCCTGTTCACCTATTTCATGTTGAGCGTGATCATCGCCATCACGATTGCACGCGAGAACAAGAGGGTCGAACCGATCCGCTGGCTGAAAACGGGACTGATCTTCCTCCACATCGTAGCGGTTCCCACAATGGTCGCCGCAATGGCCTACTACGTCTATCTCGCGAGTTCTGTGTAG
- a CDS encoding SDR family oxidoreductase, producing the protein MQKSSASWRSLLWPWRSPADPDDVRQARKAVAHLKPAVVITGGASGIGLALAQHFIEAGHETAIAGRTQTKLEAAAGHLKSRTGASVTTIHCDVSQSDALDKITAGLGEARLYLDVLVNNAGMGLAGPFLSHSQADLSRLIAINIETVTRLSRAVLPDMLARQRGGVLNVASLGADVPGPNQAAYYASKSYVVSLTEAIASEYSGQGVRISALLPGPVNTAFHEEMGAEQSLYRWVLPSMSADRVARSAYRGFMFGNRVIVPGISNIFFYLALKVLPHTVTVPLVYWLLRRPNI; encoded by the coding sequence ATGCAGAAGAGTTCGGCGTCATGGCGTTCACTGCTTTGGCCATGGCGCTCCCCCGCTGATCCGGACGACGTCCGGCAGGCGCGTAAAGCCGTCGCGCACTTAAAGCCGGCAGTTGTCATCACCGGCGGGGCGAGCGGTATCGGACTGGCACTTGCGCAGCATTTCATCGAGGCCGGGCATGAAACGGCCATCGCCGGGCGGACCCAGACCAAGCTCGAAGCGGCGGCCGGGCATCTCAAGTCGCGCACCGGTGCATCGGTCACGACGATCCATTGCGATGTCAGTCAGAGCGATGCGCTGGACAAGATCACCGCTGGCCTCGGAGAGGCCCGGCTTTATCTCGACGTGCTCGTCAATAATGCCGGGATGGGGCTCGCCGGACCGTTTCTCAGCCATTCGCAGGCTGATCTTTCGCGCCTCATCGCGATCAATATCGAGACCGTGACGCGTCTATCGCGGGCGGTGCTGCCCGACATGCTGGCCCGTCAACGTGGCGGTGTTTTGAACGTCGCGTCGCTCGGGGCGGATGTCCCCGGACCGAACCAGGCGGCTTACTACGCAAGCAAATCATATGTCGTTTCGCTGACGGAAGCGATCGCCAGCGAATACTCCGGGCAGGGGGTCAGGATTTCCGCTCTGCTGCCGGGGCCGGTCAATACGGCCTTTCATGAAGAAATGGGGGCGGAACAGTCGCTCTATCGTTGGGTGCTGCCTTCGATGTCGGCCGATCGCGTCGCGCGGAGCGCTTATCGCGGCTTCATGTTCGGCAATCGCGTGATTGTGCCCGGCATATCCAATATTTTCTTCTATCTCGCGCTCAAGGTGTTGCCGCACACCGTCACTGTGCCCCTTGTTTACTGGCTGTTGCGACGGCCAAATATTTAA
- a CDS encoding carboxylesterase, whose amino-acid sequence MSAEITKLTPAASLTPAAAKDTTYRIAGGKVGVLLIHGLCGTPAEMRFVAMGLARAGYTVHCPTLAGHGGTRQDIVNTTWQDWYKSAEAALNEIRKDCDTVIVGGLCLGSIIGLHLAANNRDKVQGVALFSPTLWINGWAMPWYTKFFSLVRARWMANLMEFPDAASLGIKCPRVREFVRAALAASDGSDLGTVGTPGAMLLEHRRLVSAAKKLFGRIVQPTLIVHSRQDDYANLNNATYVQANLTAPVDLVVLEDSYHMVTLDKERHVVVEKTRSFVARVAESIGTTVGASAEVMAAA is encoded by the coding sequence ATGTCCGCCGAAATCACCAAGTTGACGCCCGCCGCCTCGCTAACCCCCGCGGCTGCTAAGGATACGACGTATCGCATCGCGGGCGGAAAAGTCGGAGTACTGCTGATCCACGGTCTCTGCGGCACACCCGCCGAAATGCGCTTCGTCGCCATGGGTCTCGCCCGCGCCGGGTACACGGTGCATTGCCCAACGCTCGCAGGCCACGGCGGCACACGTCAGGACATCGTCAACACCACATGGCAGGACTGGTATAAGAGCGCCGAAGCAGCGCTCAACGAAATCCGTAAAGACTGCGATACGGTGATCGTCGGCGGCCTATGCCTCGGCAGCATCATCGGCCTCCATCTCGCAGCCAACAACCGCGACAAGGTTCAGGGCGTCGCGCTCTTCTCGCCAACGCTGTGGATCAACGGCTGGGCGATGCCCTGGTACACGAAGTTCTTTTCGCTCGTCCGCGCCCGCTGGATGGCGAATTTGATGGAGTTTCCCGACGCGGCATCGCTTGGCATCAAATGCCCGCGCGTGCGTGAGTTCGTTCGAGCCGCACTCGCGGCGTCCGATGGCTCGGACCTCGGAACGGTCGGCACGCCCGGCGCCATGCTGCTCGAGCATCGCCGCCTTGTCTCAGCCGCGAAAAAGCTTTTTGGCCGAATTGTTCAGCCCACGCTCATCGTCCATTCGCGCCAGGACGACTACGCAAATTTGAACAATGCCACTTACGTGCAGGCCAATCTCACCGCACCGGTCGATCTCGTCGTACTGGAAGACAGCTATCACATGGTCACGCTCGACAAGGAGCGCCATGTGGTGGTGGAAAAGACCCGCTCCTTCGTTGCGCGCGTTGCAGAGAGCATCGGCACGACAGTCGGCGCAAGTGCAGAAGTGATGGCAGCGGCTTGA
- a CDS encoding beta-ketoacyl-ACP synthase III: MHQPVIAATGIYVPPYSISNDELVTAFNAYVREFNSVNASAISAGDVAQLLPSSSEFIEKASGIKSRHVVDKDGILDPAIMRPHIPERQNEQLSVLAEMAVHAARDAIANWGGDIRDIGAVICAASNMQRPYPAMAVEVQNALGISGFAFDMNVACSSATFGIKTATDFIRGGSPKAVLVVNPEICSGHLNFRDRDSHFIFGDVATAVIVTDAALAEGGWTILGTRLKTQFSNNIRNNFGFLNRCAPEGIGEPDKLFVQEGRKVYREVVPMVIEMIIEHARDIGVEHRALKRLWLHQANINMNEMIGRKVLEREPAPGENVIILDTFANTSSAGSIIAFHTASGDLVRGDTGLICSFGAGYSAGTVFVEKR; the protein is encoded by the coding sequence GTGCACCAACCTGTCATCGCCGCGACCGGGATCTACGTCCCGCCGTACAGCATTTCGAACGACGAACTCGTTACGGCCTTCAACGCCTATGTCCGCGAGTTCAACTCGGTTAACGCGTCGGCCATTTCTGCTGGAGACGTCGCCCAGCTGTTGCCGTCCTCGTCGGAGTTCATCGAAAAGGCATCGGGCATCAAGTCCCGGCACGTCGTGGACAAGGACGGAATACTCGATCCCGCAATCATGCGCCCGCATATACCCGAGCGGCAGAACGAACAGCTTTCGGTCCTTGCGGAAATGGCGGTTCATGCTGCGCGCGACGCAATCGCTAATTGGGGCGGCGATATTCGTGACATCGGCGCCGTCATTTGTGCGGCGTCGAACATGCAGCGGCCTTACCCGGCGATGGCGGTCGAAGTTCAGAACGCCCTCGGGATCAGCGGCTTCGCTTTCGACATGAACGTTGCCTGCTCGTCTGCAACGTTCGGCATCAAGACCGCGACCGACTTCATTCGCGGCGGTTCTCCGAAGGCTGTCCTTGTCGTCAATCCCGAGATCTGCTCGGGCCACCTCAATTTCAGGGATCGCGATAGCCACTTCATATTCGGTGATGTCGCGACGGCCGTGATCGTGACGGATGCCGCTTTAGCCGAGGGCGGGTGGACCATTCTCGGCACGCGTCTCAAAACGCAGTTTTCCAACAACATCCGCAACAATTTCGGATTTCTAAACCGCTGCGCTCCGGAAGGAATTGGCGAGCCCGACAAACTTTTCGTGCAGGAAGGACGGAAGGTTTATCGCGAGGTCGTTCCGATGGTCATCGAGATGATCATCGAACACGCGCGCGATATTGGCGTCGAGCATAGAGCTCTGAAGCGGCTGTGGCTGCATCAAGCGAACATCAACATGAACGAGATGATTGGCCGGAAGGTTCTGGAGCGCGAGCCGGCACCCGGAGAAAACGTCATCATTCTCGATACCTTCGCCAATACGAGCTCGGCGGGGTCGATCATCGCGTTTCACACTGCGAGCGGCGATCTCGTTCGCGGCGACACCGGGCTCATCTGCTCGTTCGGGGCAGGTTATTCCGCAGGCACCGTTTTCGTTGAGAAGCGGTAG